One genomic segment of [Phormidium] sp. ETS-05 includes these proteins:
- a CDS encoding CHASE2 domain-containing protein, which produces MVVFKNWIHAYLTSNNPLLPGGVAAALSLGMWLVGVWEPLERLGGNVLYRLRPDLDWDSRLAAIVIDESSLQAYGQFPWPRSRYVELLQALAKSPPAVIGFDILFLDPSDNDDALAAAIKADGKVVLASVGYQETVDGKIQQTIAPPLPVLKAAAAATGQISHTPEPDGISREATLFFTSEPALGVAMLQFYNRSGKWAAVELPSPPPIAKVQKVWLNWPGPLQSNPQSGIIDAIPTYPFVDVVEGRVPPDAFTDKLVLVGYAAEGLDTIVSPIQKMPGVYLHAALIDNLLNNRLLQRLPAPVTWLLLLGIGLGSSWLQFNRKLSQRLALSLLLPAGWFVIAFTAFYLGNWWLPVAAPIGTIVLSGSAITLRDQYEKQQLMSLFAKQVSPEMAEMIWSRKAEIFTNGELPAQELTATVMFMDIRGFTTISETMPPPELFAWLNEYLDAMSNCIMDCEGAIDKYIGDAIMAVFGIPFPRSSEAEIKRDATNAITACLAMHDRLQPLNENLKSRGLPAIKIGIGMHTGPLMAGSVGGKRRANYSVIGDTVNTAARLEPMNKQFTENNPYNLLISGDTFELVKDTFNGIQVGEIQLRGKHETTQIYAIVGQR; this is translated from the coding sequence ATGGTGGTATTTAAAAACTGGATTCATGCTTATCTGACCAGCAATAACCCTTTATTACCGGGGGGTGTGGCCGCGGCTTTGTCTTTGGGGATGTGGCTGGTGGGGGTTTGGGAACCTTTGGAACGGTTGGGGGGGAATGTACTTTATCGGCTTCGTCCTGACTTAGATTGGGATTCCAGGCTGGCGGCGATCGTCATTGATGAAAGCAGTTTACAGGCTTATGGTCAATTTCCTTGGCCTCGCTCTCGCTACGTTGAGCTGTTGCAAGCCTTAGCCAAATCTCCTCCCGCAGTCATCGGGTTTGATATCTTGTTTCTCGACCCCAGCGATAATGATGATGCCTTGGCAGCAGCAATCAAAGCTGATGGCAAAGTCGTTCTCGCCAGTGTGGGCTACCAAGAAACTGTAGATGGAAAAATCCAACAGACGATCGCCCCACCCTTACCAGTTTTAAAAGCCGCCGCCGCCGCTACCGGGCAAATTTCCCACACCCCAGAGCCAGACGGTATCAGTCGGGAAGCCACCCTCTTTTTTACTTCCGAACCCGCCTTGGGTGTCGCTATGCTCCAGTTTTACAACCGCAGTGGCAAATGGGCGGCGGTGGAGCTGCCTTCTCCTCCCCCGATCGCCAAAGTGCAAAAAGTATGGCTCAACTGGCCCGGACCGTTGCAATCTAATCCGCAGTCGGGAATTATCGATGCCATCCCCACTTATCCTTTTGTGGACGTAGTAGAAGGTCGAGTCCCCCCAGATGCTTTCACAGATAAATTAGTATTGGTGGGATATGCCGCTGAAGGTTTAGATACGATTGTCTCCCCGATTCAAAAAATGCCGGGAGTTTATCTCCATGCCGCCTTAATCGATAATTTACTCAATAATCGATTACTGCAAAGGTTGCCTGCACCGGTGACTTGGTTACTATTACTGGGAATCGGATTAGGCAGCAGTTGGCTACAGTTCAATCGCAAATTGTCTCAACGTCTCGCCTTATCCCTTTTGCTGCCAGCGGGTTGGTTTGTCATAGCTTTCACCGCTTTTTATCTAGGGAATTGGTGGCTACCGGTGGCGGCTCCTATTGGCACGATCGTCCTTTCCGGCTCCGCGATTACCCTGCGCGACCAATACGAAAAACAGCAGCTAATGAGCCTGTTTGCCAAGCAAGTTTCCCCCGAAATGGCCGAGATGATTTGGTCTCGCAAAGCTGAAATATTTACTAATGGCGAACTCCCAGCCCAAGAACTCACCGCCACGGTCATGTTTATGGATATTCGGGGATTTACCACCATTTCCGAGACAATGCCTCCCCCAGAATTATTTGCATGGCTGAATGAGTATCTCGATGCTATGTCTAACTGCATTATGGACTGTGAGGGAGCCATTGATAAATATATCGGTGATGCAATTATGGCCGTATTTGGCATTCCTTTCCCCCGCAGTTCTGAGGCGGAAATCAAACGGGATGCTACCAATGCCATTACTGCCTGTTTGGCTATGCATGATCGGCTACAACCCCTGAACGAAAATCTCAAATCTCGCGGCTTACCTGCGATTAAGATTGGCATCGGTATGCACACTGGTCCTTTAATGGCTGGGAGTGTCGGGGGCAAACGCCGCGCCAATTATTCGGTGATTGGCGATACTGTTAACACCGCTGCTCGTCTGGAACCTATGAATAAGCAATTTACCGAAAACAATCCTTACAATCTTTTAATTAGTGGCGATACATTTGAGCTTGTTAAAGATACATTTAATGGCATTCAAGTTGGAGAAATCCAGCTTAGAGGCAAACATGAAACTACTCAAATTTATGCTATAGTTGGACAAAGGTAA
- the thrC gene encoding threonine synthase, producing the protein MISHSDPPRVRSYWPGLIETYRQYLPVTEKTPVVTLLEGNTPLIPVPAIAAMVGKKVQVFVKYDGLNPTGSFKDRGMTMAISKAKEEGANAAICASTGNTSASAAAYARRAGMRAFVVIPDGYVALGKLAQALLYGAEVLAIKGNFDRALEIVQEIAAKYPVTLVNSVNPYRLEGQKTAAFEIVDALGDAPDWLCIPVGNAGNITAYWMGFCQYHQHGKCDRLPKLKGFQAAGAAPIVNGAPVSHPETVATAIRIGNPASWERALSAQQASQGSFSAVTDEEILEAYRLLASQEGIFCEPASAASVAGLLKCKDEVPPGATIVCVLTGNGLKDPDTAIKHSHNSFKQGLEPDLDLVAGVMGF; encoded by the coding sequence GTGATATCCCATTCTGACCCACCGCGAGTCCGTTCTTACTGGCCCGGTCTAATCGAGACCTACAGGCAGTATCTGCCGGTGACAGAGAAAACACCGGTAGTGACTTTGCTCGAAGGCAATACACCCCTCATCCCGGTGCCAGCGATCGCCGCGATGGTAGGAAAAAAAGTGCAAGTGTTTGTAAAATACGACGGTCTCAACCCCACAGGCAGCTTTAAAGACCGGGGCATGACTATGGCCATTTCCAAGGCCAAAGAAGAAGGGGCCAATGCTGCCATCTGCGCCAGTACCGGCAACACTTCTGCCTCGGCGGCGGCTTACGCCAGACGCGCTGGGATGCGAGCCTTTGTGGTCATCCCCGATGGCTACGTGGCTCTGGGGAAATTGGCTCAAGCGTTACTCTATGGTGCCGAAGTTTTGGCAATTAAGGGAAATTTTGACCGCGCCTTAGAAATTGTCCAAGAGATTGCGGCGAAATACCCAGTCACCCTAGTTAATTCCGTCAATCCCTACCGCCTGGAAGGGCAGAAAACTGCCGCGTTTGAGATTGTGGATGCTTTGGGTGATGCCCCAGACTGGTTATGTATCCCTGTGGGCAATGCGGGGAATATTACCGCTTATTGGATGGGATTTTGTCAATATCACCAACATGGCAAGTGCGATCGGCTGCCGAAACTGAAAGGATTTCAAGCCGCTGGAGCCGCTCCGATCGTCAACGGCGCCCCCGTGTCCCATCCCGAAACCGTAGCCACTGCCATTCGCATCGGCAACCCAGCTAGCTGGGAACGCGCCTTAAGCGCCCAACAAGCCAGCCAGGGTAGCTTCAGTGCCGTTACAGACGAAGAAATCCTCGAAGCCTATCGGTTGCTGGCATCACAAGAAGGCATCTTCTGCGAACCCGCTTCCGCAGCCTCTGTGGCGGGGTTACTCAAATGCAAAGATGAAGTACCCCCCGGCGCTACAATAGTTTGCGTCCTCACTGGTAACGGACTCAAAGACCCAGATACCGCCATCAAACACAGCCACAACTCTTTTAAGCAAGGGCTAGAGCCTGACTTAGATTTGGTAGCTGGAGTTATGGGTTTTTAG
- a CDS encoding alpha/beta fold hydrolase has product MQVRRHLDLEDIRLSWLEWHLSSGEGEKLGVEPIATSGKTMERLLLLHGLGDHALVWSSLGEYLGGKYHIVAPDLRGHGDSSKPKQGYTFEETIGDLEALMNHLGWQDAHILGHSWAAKLIAIWAQQQPQRFRSAILVDPIFIMKMPSIVKLSFPILYRTLETCKGMGPFPSYDAAKSEASKLGKYAGWSELQQIVFQGGIEEKPDGSWGSKFSVAARNGIFEEVTRVAGLTNPIQIRTLFIQPEKGVNRTELQLKPYKSNFTNLTVQRVPGNHWPFLVEPDIFNRTVAAFLAA; this is encoded by the coding sequence ATGCAAGTTAGGAGACATTTAGATTTAGAGGACATTCGGCTCTCTTGGCTGGAATGGCATCTATCCAGTGGCGAAGGAGAAAAACTTGGGGTTGAACCCATAGCCACCAGCGGGAAGACTATGGAGCGGCTACTGCTGCTACATGGACTGGGGGATCACGCTTTGGTTTGGAGTAGCTTAGGGGAGTATCTGGGGGGAAAATACCACATTGTGGCGCCGGATCTGCGTGGACACGGGGACAGCAGCAAACCGAAGCAAGGATACACCTTTGAAGAGACGATCGGCGACTTAGAAGCCCTGATGAACCACTTGGGGTGGCAAGATGCCCATATTTTAGGGCACTCCTGGGCGGCTAAACTCATTGCCATCTGGGCACAACAGCAACCGCAACGGTTCCGCAGTGCCATATTAGTGGACCCAATTTTCATTATGAAAATGCCCAGCATCGTCAAACTGTCTTTTCCGATCCTCTACCGAACCTTAGAAACCTGTAAAGGTATGGGACCTTTTCCCAGTTATGACGCCGCCAAATCTGAGGCGAGTAAGCTGGGCAAATACGCAGGGTGGAGCGAGCTGCAGCAAATCGTATTCCAAGGAGGGATCGAGGAAAAACCCGATGGTTCGTGGGGCAGCAAGTTTAGCGTCGCAGCCCGAAATGGGATTTTTGAAGAAGTGACGCGGGTTGCAGGCTTGACTAACCCGATCCAGATTCGCACCTTATTTATCCAACCGGAAAAAGGGGTCAACCGCACTGAGTTACAGCTCAAGCCGTATAAGTCCAATTTTACCAATCTCACGGTGCAGCGCGTACCGGGAAACCACTGGCCATTTTTGGTCGAGCCAGACATCTTTAACCGCACTGTGGCGGCATTTTTAGCTGCTTAA
- a CDS encoding acyl carrier protein: MSQSDIFEKVKKIVVEQLSVEAEQVNPEANFATDLGADSLDTVELVMALEEEFGIEIPDEAAEKIATVKAAVEYIEEQVAAKA, translated from the coding sequence ATGAGTCAAAGTGACATTTTTGAGAAAGTAAAAAAAATAGTCGTGGAGCAGCTATCCGTAGAAGCCGAGCAGGTGAACCCTGAAGCCAACTTTGCCACTGACCTGGGCGCCGATTCCTTGGATACCGTGGAATTGGTGATGGCGCTTGAGGAAGAGTTTGGCATCGAAATTCCCGACGAAGCTGCCGAAAAAATCGCCACGGTGAAAGCCGCAGTGGAATATATCGAAGAACAAGTGGCCGCCAAAGCCTAA
- the psaC gene encoding photosystem I iron-sulfur center protein PsaC, producing MSHAVKIYDTCIGCTQCVRACPLDVLEMVPWDGCKAGQIASSPRTEDCVGCKRCETACPTDFLSIRVYLGAETTRSMGLAY from the coding sequence ATGTCTCACGCTGTCAAAATCTATGACACTTGCATTGGTTGCACCCAGTGCGTTCGCGCTTGCCCTCTGGACGTGTTGGAAATGGTGCCTTGGGATGGCTGCAAAGCTGGCCAAATTGCCTCATCTCCTCGCACCGAGGACTGCGTGGGTTGCAAACGTTGCGAAACTGCCTGCCCCACTGACTTCCTGAGCATCCGCGTCTATCTCGGTGCTGAAACCACTCGGTCTATGGGTCTTGCCTACTAA
- the glmS gene encoding glutamine--fructose-6-phosphate transaminase (isomerizing) codes for MCGIVGYIGTQPASEILLAGLEKLEYRGYDSAGIATVGEGKITRVRAKGKLHQLRSKLEGLENPDRIGIGHTRWATHGKPEEYNAHPHTDNTERVAVVQNGIIENYRELREELKSKGHEFRSDTDTEVIPHLIAEFLASPTAELDKGVSPFLEAVRLAVQRLEGSFAIAVVNADYPDELVVAKQQAPLAIGFGQGEFFCASDTPAIVSHTRAVLPLENGELARLTPLGVEVYNFGGDRLKKMPHVLSLSPILVEKQGFKHFMLKEIYEQPAVVRASLQAYFRSEWTPESRDTSPINLGLDNSLYTDLEQIQILACGTSWHAGLVGKYLLEQLAGIPTTVHYASEFRYAPTPIMPNTLTIGISQSGETADTLAALAMEQQRRVGYPEKFRPRLLGITNRPESSLGHLVPNIINTLAGIEIGVAATKTFVAQLMAFYGLAIDLAFVRQTLSLPEIDKLLGALQQLPGQIEMVLSTQEKQIEELAHELADTKDFIFIGRGINFPIALEGALKLKEISYIHAEGYPAGEMKHGPIALLDDKVPVVAIAMPGMVYEKVISNAQEAKARDARLIGVTPASGSEAIADIFATVLPVPTVDELISPIVAVIPLQLLAYHIAARRGLDVDQPRNLAKSVTVE; via the coding sequence ATGTGCGGCATAGTCGGATACATCGGCACCCAACCGGCCAGTGAAATTCTGCTGGCAGGGTTGGAGAAACTGGAATACCGGGGCTACGATTCAGCAGGTATCGCCACGGTTGGAGAAGGGAAAATCACGCGGGTCCGGGCGAAAGGCAAACTCCATCAACTCCGATCGAAACTGGAAGGCTTGGAAAATCCAGACCGGATCGGCATTGGACATACTCGCTGGGCTACTCATGGTAAGCCGGAAGAGTACAACGCCCATCCCCACACGGATAATACAGAGCGGGTGGCGGTGGTGCAAAATGGCATCATTGAAAACTACCGGGAGCTGCGCGAAGAACTCAAAAGCAAAGGGCACGAGTTTCGATCGGATACGGATACGGAGGTTATCCCCCATTTAATCGCGGAGTTTTTAGCATCCCCCACCGCCGAACTGGATAAGGGGGTTTCTCCGTTTTTGGAGGCAGTGCGGTTGGCGGTGCAACGGCTGGAAGGCTCCTTCGCGATCGCGGTAGTGAACGCCGACTATCCCGACGAGCTGGTAGTAGCCAAACAGCAGGCGCCATTAGCGATCGGTTTCGGACAGGGGGAATTTTTCTGCGCCTCCGATACCCCAGCGATCGTCTCTCACACCAGAGCCGTGTTACCCCTGGAAAACGGCGAACTAGCCAGACTGACGCCTCTGGGAGTGGAGGTGTACAACTTTGGGGGCGATCGGCTGAAAAAAATGCCCCACGTCCTCTCCTTGAGCCCCATCCTGGTGGAAAAACAAGGCTTTAAGCACTTCATGCTTAAAGAAATCTACGAACAGCCCGCCGTAGTCCGCGCCAGCTTACAAGCATATTTCCGCAGCGAATGGACCCCAGAAAGCAGGGATACCAGTCCCATCAACCTAGGATTAGATAACTCACTCTATACCGACCTAGAACAAATACAAATCCTCGCCTGCGGTACAAGTTGGCACGCCGGTTTGGTGGGCAAATACCTTTTAGAGCAGCTCGCCGGTATCCCCACCACCGTGCATTATGCTTCAGAATTCCGCTACGCCCCAACGCCAATAATGCCCAATACCCTCACCATTGGCATTAGTCAGTCCGGGGAAACCGCCGATACTCTGGCAGCATTAGCGATGGAACAGCAACGCCGCGTAGGGTATCCGGAAAAATTCCGCCCCCGGTTGTTGGGGATTACCAACCGTCCCGAATCCTCCCTGGGGCATTTAGTCCCCAACATCATCAATACTTTAGCTGGGATTGAAATCGGCGTGGCTGCTACAAAAACTTTTGTGGCGCAGTTGATGGCATTCTACGGCTTGGCGATTGATTTGGCTTTTGTGCGCCAAACTTTGTCGCTCCCGGAAATAGACAAGCTGCTGGGGGCTTTGCAGCAACTGCCCGGGCAGATTGAAATGGTGCTAAGCACTCAAGAAAAGCAGATTGAGGAATTAGCCCATGAGTTGGCGGATACCAAGGATTTTATTTTTATTGGTCGAGGGATTAATTTCCCCATTGCTTTGGAAGGGGCGCTGAAACTGAAGGAAATCAGCTATATTCACGCCGAAGGTTATCCCGCTGGGGAAATGAAGCATGGACCGATCGCGCTTCTGGATGATAAAGTCCCTGTAGTGGCTATTGCCATGCCGGGAATGGTTTATGAAAAGGTGATTTCCAATGCCCAAGAAGCGAAAGCCCGGGACGCCCGCCTAATTGGTGTTACCCCTGCTTCTGGTTCAGAAGCGATCGCCGATATTTTTGCCACAGTTTTACCCGTCCCCACTGTGGACGAGCTGATTTCCCCGATCGTGGCAGTAATTCCTCTGCAATTGTTGGCATACCACATCGCCGCCCGTCGTGGCTTAGATGTGGACCAACCCCGCAACCTCGCCAAATCCGTAACTGTGGAATAA
- a CDS encoding FecR domain-containing protein gives MSWPGVVLGLSLMTISAGELAAAIPVPELPLEKEQLEKSFTGEALAAELPVSSGLPALSVIAQNNTPGLRVDTIWGSGTVTIVSGGRERIAQSGDTLGLGDELISSEGANVRLVLDSDRGSVEVAEFSHFRIDEISGDQVELDVRKGRVRFSLGQISPNTRADNSAPWVAESPILISASEPLFFQSQGNSGNNYNFRVRTPTGVAGVRGTSFGVNVGPNGQTGISSLDGTVAAIAREQQVLVESGNYSGISPNADPRAIASNPSLTSLEVVVKGSKGSQTLFLTGAVNPLDLVYINGLAVETDPNGNLAVQIPRPANRRLRFVVRGPAVRERVYVIPVN, from the coding sequence TTGAGTTGGCCGGGAGTGGTTTTGGGTTTATCCCTGATGACCATTTCGGCTGGGGAACTAGCGGCGGCGATACCAGTCCCAGAATTGCCTCTGGAGAAAGAGCAACTGGAGAAAAGTTTCACCGGCGAGGCCCTGGCGGCGGAGCTGCCTGTTTCCTCTGGACTACCCGCCTTATCGGTGATTGCTCAAAATAATACCCCTGGATTGCGAGTTGATACGATTTGGGGTAGCGGGACTGTGACGATCGTCTCTGGCGGTAGAGAACGAATTGCCCAAAGCGGTGACACTCTTGGCCTCGGCGACGAATTAATCTCCTCGGAGGGAGCCAACGTCCGCTTGGTCCTTGATAGCGATCGAGGCAGCGTGGAAGTAGCGGAGTTTTCCCATTTCCGCATCGATGAAATTTCCGGCGATCAAGTAGAATTGGACGTGCGCAAAGGGCGAGTGCGGTTTTCCTTGGGTCAAATCAGCCCTAATACTAGAGCCGATAATTCCGCCCCTTGGGTGGCGGAATCCCCCATCCTCATATCTGCTTCTGAGCCTTTGTTTTTCCAATCTCAGGGCAATTCTGGGAATAACTACAATTTTCGCGTGCGCACACCCACGGGAGTTGCTGGCGTCCGGGGTACGTCATTTGGGGTTAACGTCGGGCCTAATGGTCAAACAGGGATTTCCAGTTTGGATGGGACGGTAGCGGCGATCGCCCGGGAGCAGCAAGTATTGGTAGAAAGTGGCAACTACAGCGGTATCAGCCCCAATGCTGACCCGAGAGCGATCGCCTCTAACCCTTCTCTCACTTCCCTAGAAGTTGTAGTCAAAGGCTCGAAGGGGTCACAAACACTTTTTCTTACCGGTGCCGTCAATCCGCTAGACTTAGTTTACATAAACGGCTTGGCGGTAGAAACCGACCCAAATGGCAATTTGGCCGTACAGATACCCCGCCCTGCCAATCGCCGCCTCCGGTTTGTGGTGCGCGGACCAGCAGTCCGGGAGCGCGTGTATGTTATCCCGGTGAATTAA